aggaggagagggtggggaGCGAGGGATATTCTTATCTTTGTTACACAACTGACTGTTACGTTTTATCAGAGAAGAATCTTTTCATTCAATTTCAGTCAATTCCAGAGCTCAATGTCAAATGCATTTCCTAAAGAACTAGGAACCTTTGCATGAACTCGTGTTACCCCCAAAACGTTCTTGCTAGGGAAGCAGTACTTTACTGAAGTACAGGAACCTTTTGGGTGGGGCTTGCAGCGCTAAAGATACCTAAATAAATCCCCTCTAGAGCAACAATGGTCTGCAGGAACCTTTTATTCCCATGAAAAAAGTACCCTGTACTTTTTAGAAGAAAAGTGATGCTTATGTTAAAAATTGAATTACAGACAATGTGTGGGTTGGATGTCATGATGACacgtgtggttgtgtgtgtgtgtttagatgttTCGGAAGCTGTTCGACGAGGGTTTAGAGGTACAGAAAGTCCGGTTGAGGGAACAGAGAGCCTATGCCAGGGAGCAGCGGCTAGAACACCAGAGACAACACCAGGACCACATCAAGTCTATGGAGAACTACTACAAGGACCaagtaggacacacacacacacacacacacacacacacacacacacacacacacacacacacacacacacacacacacacacacacacacacacacacacacacacacacacacacacacagaggtttccATGGTCTGTGGGGCCTGCACTTTTTATCATCATCTGTGGGGACCACCCTTTCTAGAGGTTGTAGAGGTATGAAAAAAATCAGCGACACTAAACATAGCTCTGTTAGTACATACACAACTTAAAATATCTAAATTTAtgaagtagtgttttgactgtgCAAAATGGGGACCTAAGAAAAAACGGGTAGGTATGGCTGATGGGGACCTTATTTACATATCATTTGCATGACTCACACAACTTGCTATAAGACTGATGGGGACCTTGCTTCAATAAAgcattattatatacattattaCTGATACTGTCAGTCCTTCCATTATTACATTTGTTAGAGCTGTTGTTTAAAACTAATAAagtctaaaacaaaaaagaaaaatcaatctTGGCTCAGTTGTTGATAGATAATGTAGAGATATAACATGAGGCCTGTAAATGGTGATAGGGATGCAAAGCATCACTTTGCACAGAATATCTTGCTGTTCATGAACTCCGCCTTACAATGAAGCAGAATTTGATAGGACTATTGGTGTAATGTGGTTGAAGTGAATATTAACATATCAAACAAGCTATCTATATCCGTACAAAGAATAAATCTTATTCGGTCAAATTTGTAAGATATTTTTAATTACAGCCAACCACAGAGCAACAGCTTACTGCTATTCAATCACTTTCAAAATATTTGGTCgaataaaagacaaaattcAAGTTACCTGAGTTTTAGGGAAAGACGGGATTTtttgtaaacaaataaaatctcaaGTTTAACCAATCCTCccttttaacataactcttctagtaaaaaatatatatatattttagaatttaaaataacaaaaatgttgGCTATTATTGGCACTTCAGAACAgaacaataaagtaaaaaatgatgaaataccTTAGTCAtagtaaataaacattttcagtaGACCAAGTTAGTATCTGCAATACCAGATAGGTGGTAATCTTCCCATTATTTACTAAATTTCCTCTTGTTGGCCGTAATGCGGTTATATACGTAGAATTTCACATTCTGCCAGCTCCGGTCCTTAAGAGCTTCTGGTTCAGCTGTTATACACTTCTCACAGTCAAACTTTGCTGGAACAATACAAGATGTGATAAACCGATTCATGTGCCTTTCCACTGCCTCCACCTCTGTCTGCTTCCAgggtgttttcttcttttgggCAGTTGTACCTTTAAGtggtcagaaaaacaaatttgtaATGACAAGGACTCTGAAGTGTGTAAAAGTTATAATCCAAAGTTACAAGTTTTATACAGTATAAACTAGCTTCTACAGTATAAGAAAACTAATATATACAATTAAATtgacaagaaaacacagatttgtGCATTCTGCCTGAAATTGTCAGTGGGAAAGAGGATTTTGATTCAATTTTCGTATAAGCTGTACAtgctgtgttatataaaaaaataaactgtaaattcTGGTCACTGACATGGACTCACATTTACTGACATCAATTTCTCAAAATtgtcatgaagaaaataatttatttataaaattttGGATCTGTTGGATAAATAAATCCATGTACCCATTCACTCATTAATCTAACTAACTATGGATTTGTGAGTACCCAGGACAGGTGGTTGGTATAGGGGCTagttgttgtttgtatttttatactattgtttatattatataaaactgTTACTGGTATGAGTCCTACTTTAAGCACCTAATAGACTATAGAATCAGGCAAACAACCCTCTATCTGACTATTGCAGGCATGAATATacagataaaacaaaattaaatggggGCAGCAACAGTTATGCGGCAATGGTCTGAAATAACAAAGTATTGGTGGCAACATCTTAAATGGGCAACACCGAAAACAGACTCTGATCTGGTCTTTTTTTATGATTGCTATCTAACAAATTTGGCAATTTCTAGTTTTATGTGTGCTGTGAAAATCCATATCCATGAGAGAAGCAAACATAATAAATACTGACATTAAAAAGACGAGAGGTACTGTATGTCAAACGTTTACCTTTAGAGGTAGGCCTCATCGTACTGACTGGTTTCGGTTTTTTGGGTGGTTGTGGCTGCATTTCATTCCtctcagtgggaggaagtgactCCTCTGCTGGTGGtgctataaaagaaaaaaagtagtAAAACTTTATCAGGATTTTCCAGGGAcaatttttaaatgataaaattataaacaGCTTTAACATGGTCAGGGATTTGAAGGtgtgctgtttctttttctgtgccCATATGGCTGctatgacacattttaaaacatttggcCATTTCTATAATTTAAACACTAAcaattcatgtaaaaaaaagaagcatacATAATCACTACTGACATACAAAAGATAAAAGAGAAGTGTCATGAGTTCACCTCTTGAGGAAGGCCTCATTCTGCAGGATTCTGAAGGTACCTCATCATTTGATGAGTGTGGATTTTGTCTCTTGGGTGGTTGTGGCAGCATTTCATCCCTTTCGGTATGAGGAAGTGTCTCCTCTGTATGTGGTTctatgaaaaaacaaaaaaagaatttcaCTTATTTTAAAGACATATATGTACTacagaataatgataatacaaaattgaaaatttaatttcattaataaAAGTGTATTCAACCGTTAAAGTGTAGAATtgaatttatgtatttaaactACATATTAcgaaaaagataaataaataatgtttgtttatttttattttcgaATGATTTcgagatgaatgtgtgtgtcaatggGTGAATGACAAAACTAAACTGTAAAGCACTTAGTGGTATTCAAGtatagaaaagtgctatatcaATTTACCATTAAAATTCACACAGTACAGATCCGCTTAGAATGTAAGTCTGTCATGGAATTACAGTATGTTTAATTATATGAATTAGggtggattattttacattgttgAGCGAGTCCATGTGCAGGCCTAAGTATATTTACATTCtatgaaaatgtaatgataatTCACCCTTCACCATCAGCCTATTACAATCTGTAAAACGGCATGAATTAGACAGCAACTTAGCGTCACTACATACCGTCAACAGTAGATGAAGAATTTCCCTCCTGTGTTCTCCTGTCTTCCTCATCACTGTCCTGAACTTTCTCTGTGgatgtcacacaaacatcagtgtaacCATGcgaatgaataaatgataaacaaaaaagtgaaataaaataacatacCATTTGGATCTATTCCAATTTCGTCCAAGTTCTTGCCATGAAACTCAGCTAATCTTCCTTTCTCTAGTGCCATTAGAACTTTGCTTATCTTGGCAAGTTGCAGGGTCTTCTCAGGCAGTCGATAGAACTCACGGTGGATTCTTATGTCGTGTCCAAGAAAGTTTGCAAGCTGGTCCATCTCTGTGTCGGTCATGTTCAGCACAGTTGAAAGGGTTGCGGCATGTTTTCGCAGTTTGGTAGATGTCAGTGACTTGGGACACTTTGCACCACAAGAGTTGGCAAAGCCCCGGAGACAGTCTGAACCTCGGAAATGTGTCATGGCTTCTGGTCTTGCAAACATATACCCATTGTCTTTTAGAACCCCACAAGCCTCTCTCTGGTTCACCAGGAGTTCTAATGCACGCAACATATTTGGAGTCAGAAGAATTGGAACTGCGCGACCCCGTTTTCCCCTGATGACAATCCTTGAGAAGTGTCTGCAGAGGTTTTTTTCCAGTTCAGAGAGTGCCCAGTCCACATCTGTATGAGGATCAGAGGTATCTCTTGATAAAAACGCAGATAAGGGCATGCTCGCCACCTCTCCTTCCCTGCGTCTGTTAAAGAGAATGATCTGGGCCAGAGATATCTTTGTCAGCTCCATCCAGGCTTTAGTAGAGGGATCTTCAGAGAGTGACTTGTACCACTCGTCTTGCTCTTTATTGAGATATGCATGCATTTTTTGGATATCGTCGGTAAAGGGCATGAGAGAGGGCACATTCCACTTTGCTTCCCTGATGTTTCTCAAAGCAGTAGCTGAGATCATCTCATTCCACTTTTCCTGATGGACTTCTTGAAACTCACTGGCATTCTTCACAAGTTCTTTGTTGTTTGAGATTAAACCTTGAGCTTTTAGGAGCTTGCTCACTTTAACAAGGGCATTCCCAAGTTTGGTTGCTAGTGATGGAATGAGGAacttttgtgtttcactgtcaTACCCACATGTGTGTTTAACGGCTTTAACAGTCTCCATGTACATCTTTGGATTTATGAGATCTTCAGCATTTTTCAAGGTGGTGACTTTCCTAGCATTGTAAATCAACCTTCCCAATTCACGCATTCTCTCTTGTACACACTGTTGATTCTTGTCTGATGCGCCACCTTTGTTTAACAGGTGCTGCCCAACTTCAACAATGACTCGATCATTTTTTATTATGCGTGAGATCGAATCAGGATTCATGGCACTGATTACCTGCCACAGTTGTTTACCTATGTTTGAAGGTACAGTCCCGGTGTATGTACACATGGACTGTACACAGTTCTTTCCTGGCTTGGGGTTGACTCCGGGACTAAGCTTACAGCTACGCATATGTCTCCATAAGACCTTTCTTGTGAACAGTCCTTGACAGTATGCACAGTGCATGAAGTCATTTGCCTGCACTTCTTTTGGAGGACGTTTGAATGGCACTAGTTTACCCTTTCCAGACTCCATAACTGCTGCATTGTGAGCAAAGTTTCCTCTGTTGCGAATATAATCCAGgtgtcttttcctctcttttgaaCCTTTTGGAAAGCTTAGAGCTTTAGCTACATCTGATTTTTCTTCATGTGCACGCTCTAGATGCCTCGCAATTTTTGAATTAGGCTTACTGCAATACAAGCAATAATGTTTTTTGTCATAAACTCTCTtcccacctttttttttaaatgaactgacAACTACGATGTCGTTTATGTTCTGACTTGAACAGGGTTCTTCTACTGCTCTGGGGGTTTCAGGTGTAATGTTGTGACTGTCCAAAATCATGTTGTCTGGTGTTGTGGAATCGCAGACAGGGGGTACCATTGAGCTATCCGGATCATTAAGAGGcagaaatgttttcttgaaGTTTAGCTTAACTGAAgcatcactgtcactgtcactttCGGAAACGGTATCTGGTACGTAATCATCTGTACTCTCTGATGACGAATCAAATAGTTCAGCTTCTTCCAGATCTGAGTCTTCCatctaaaaaaaagaatgaaaacattataaatatGTAGAGCTGTAACAGTTAGATGAGAAATTAGTCAGTAACAgaaccaaattaaaatctgtgtTGATGTATCAATTAAACAATCATCTCATTTGGCTGTTTTGCAAGTTTGTGtcataatttgattattttagcaatttatattataataaacagAATATTTTGACTGTTCTGAAAAAAATACGATTTTATCAACTTGCATCAACTTGAAAAATTGATGTGCAACGTTATTATACTTTACAGACtacattatatataatgtaaaattaTAATCCACTTAATTATTGCAAGTTATTTGTGATTGATGTCAACTCACAGTAAGTACTTACCAGAATACTTTTAGTCCGTCTTAATTTTGGTACAAAAGTCTCCGTTTCATTTTCGAACTCTGTAATCTGTAAATAAAGGCACATGCACAAAAATAATATAGTAAAGTGCATATAGGAATATTTGAGACCAAAGTTGTGTCTGCTCTGCGAAACTAAGTCTGAATTCACAATctagaaaaaacatgtttcatacattttacacacaccaTTATAGTTCATTGTGGGGACCAGTTTTACTTAATTGTTTCCACACAGTTTCAACACAAACTCTGAACATAGAGTcacaaaataatgataaaatagtGATGAACATGAATTTACCTCTTCAGGTGTGGTCTTTGGCCCAAAGGCACCATCCATCAGACTCTCTGAGTGGACAGGATCAGAGTCATCCTGCTCCATGGTGTGAACCTTGATGCTGGTCGTCTGTAAACACAAATTGTATGACTATTTcaagaaattaaaacataagAACCTAACGGTCCATTCAATGTATATAATACATTGACATTCAAAAAGACTGACCATTGAGATTTTACCTCTAAAATGAGATACACTCTGTTGTTAACATaaaacaaactccagagaaaagaAGCTTgaattcattttcaaatatttcttcCTGTCCAGACAAGCTCTGTCTCGTtcacacaatttaaataaaacatgcttTGTGGGgacattttacacacaacatTATAGTTCATTGTGGGGACCAGTTTTATCTAACTTTTCAAAAACAGTTCGTACTTGCACACTGTCAGAAGGTGTGTTGTGGGGACCTCGTGACTCCAAAATGTAGAGTGATAATTTatcaagaaagaaaatactgtGAAGTTTGAAATCTACCATGAATATACCTCTAACACTAACCTTCAAGATGTATGACTTGAAATGTAATTGTATACCAATTTACATTACTTCTGACCAGTGAAGCTCTTTCTCGTTCACACAACTTAACACAGGCTTTATGGGgacattttacacacaacatTATAGTTCATTGTGGGGACCAGTTTTATCTAACTTTTCAAAAACAGTTCGTACTTGCACACTGTCATAAGGTGTCCCGTGGGGACCTCGTGCCTCCAAAATGTAGAGTGATAATTTatcaagaaagaaaatactCACACCCAACATTGCACTTCCTTGTGTGTACAAGTTTTACCTAATTGTTCACACAGTTTCTACACAAACTCTGAACATAGAGTGAtaaaacaatgataaaataGTGATTGATATGAATTTACCTCTTCAGGTGTGGTCTTTGGCCCAAAGGCACCATCCATCAGACTCTCTGAGTGGACAGGAGAGTCATCCTGCTCCATGGTGTGAACAGTGATGCTGGTTGTCTGTAAACAGATACGATAAAAGGTTTGGCTGGGGATGTCATTGTAAAAACATTGTTGAGATCCTTAATGAACCAAAGTTATTGCTTGCAGTCACTAAAGTGACAAACCTGTAATATCATAATCGCATCTATGCTAATGCAGTAGAATCAATGACATTTCCATTCATCCAATGgaaattgaaaagcttggaCACTCTGCACTACTTCACatataaatcaaaagcacaGCTTCAGGCTGCTAGCAGAGGTTTGTAGACAACCCTGCTAGGATGCAGTGTTAATAAAGGATCATTCAGTTCAGTAACATAGTATCTATAATAATCTAAACTGACCTTCAATAGCTTCTTAAAACTTTTGTAAATTAGATTCCTGTTTGTAATTACATGTTCCTGTTATTTTCACGATAATAAGTGGTCACTCATGCATTGCAGCCTAAAGTCCAAACAAGTTGTATCAATCCTGGTCATGTATCGTGTACATGGttattacaaatattaatacaGCCAAATTAGTTCCACATATTTCTCATTCTACTAAAATGTTGTGATACTTGACTCATTGTATTTACTGTGTTCTGTGCAACATACTTGTGTTCGCCATGGgcagtcttcacctccataATCATAGGtgatttcttctccttctttgaTGTCATCCAGGGCAAATAAACAAAGGTGGGGTACTCCATTAACatcaatttttttcattttggagtTAGGACGTCTGTGTTCATCATTAACTAGTCGCCCAATTGAGCCATCTTCTCTGGAGGCATCAATACTTGAAaaattggaaaagaaaaaatacaaatgtctcaATATATCACGATAAAATCAGAGCCCCACTTAGTAGAACTTAGTATAGTATATGGAGTGTAGTTTAGGTATTCTTAAGTCTTACCACCATGTTTTCCCTCTCCACTTGAAGGCAAACATGAATGCAGCACATGAGGGGTGGTAAAGTTTTCTCCTTCTCTGGGATTCTGCATCATTTATCATATCCCCCCTATATTGTACAACAAAGTCTCCTTTGCAAATTGTACCCTTTGCAAATATACCACGTCctgtaaacaataaaaacattttcaataaaacaggaagatccattaattatatTTGTTAACAATGAGCTTATGCTACTAtataatacaaaacaaaccaaacctgaCCACTGCAGCATTCTAGTCCATATGAAATGTACTCTGGAGCTTTTCTTTAGATTTTAAATGATAATTATTTATTGATAATTTACAGCAGATACCACCTCACCTTTTACTGCATTAATATACTGGACCTCTAATTTGCAGATTTTGTCAGTCTGTGAAATAACATGTTGAATTGCATCCTGAAAGGGGCTGATCCGTGGTGCCATTTCTGCaggaaaagatttaaaaaaaattagtTTACTTGCTTAGTAAGATTGTGTGGTAttaaaaattgttgttgttgcctaAATCCTCATGAGGGTTGTTTTTCTTGCAAAATTCCACTACAGAAACattctccttcactctctgtcATGAGTAAAGTTTCTGCCTAAAGGGTAATGCATACTCTTGTGCGTTGTTGCATAAactatacacacaaacaaacatatatgtactgtatacatgtcttgtgcatgtgtgaaaggcaaacagggtctattcattaaattaaatatactaAATATAACATAACAGGACTTATATTGATCTTAAGTTCATCATACCAAAATGACACTCAAAACTCAGAAATGCTGTTAGCTTTATAACTTGATGGCCTCcttcagttaaaataaactCCTTCACATATGCATCATGCTTGCAAGTAATTAGAGAAATGCTGTAAAACATTTGAGGTCATACACTTAGCCTTTGTAGCTAATCAGAGCTATTAATCATGCTAGCTAGGTACAGGTAAGTAATGTTATTTGAGGGTTCAACACTGCTTATACTTatttaagacacacacacacacacacacacacacacacacacataaattacAGGtgagataaaatgtgttttctctctttcagttttcACTACTTGCTGAAAAACTTGCACAAGAGCGACAGGATATCCAGGTTCGGAAAAAAGCTCAGGAAAAGGTAAACTTGAGAAAATATCACCTACTTCTGTGAATGATTCATTTCTGTTCTAAACCTCTGCCTCTTAATCACAGGTTTAAATATCTGAACTTGCATGGACACGTGTTTGGGTTCGTTCAGACCTGAGCTTGTGATCGGATAAatcaggacagatgttgataCCAGCTCTAACTGTCATCTTAACTCTCCCCTGTAAAGTTTGATGGGCACCACTTAACAGAAACACTCTATCCATTCATCCCATGTGATTGCAGGCCCTGCTGAAGATGAAGCGAGAGCTGCGTACCAGGATGGAGCGCGAGATTGGCGAACTGCAGAAAATAATCATCCAGAATGACGAGGACGACTACTTCCAGGACCTGGATGTCCAGCGGCTGCGCAATCGCGTCCACATGGCTTCGTTCCAGTACAACAAGAGTTATCTGCACTGATCAGGGAGCAGGACCATCGCCAGACTCCATCAATTAAGGCTGGATTTTTATCATATAAAAAAGTTGCGTCACATCTAAGGGTACGACATATCGACGACTTAAATGAACCCTCTTCTCAGGCGTCTTCCTTTGTAGATGAGAAGAGACTATCCTGATTATTGATTGATGAACTGAACACTCTAACTAAACGTAGCTACTAGCGAACTCTTCCTCTCACCTCAGCTGCTATACCTGAACTTGAAGACACCTTGGGCCAAGTCCCTTTCTCTTCCATGGTTTTAATACTTGGTAACTAAGAATGTTTTAAAGTGGttccctcactgtgtgtgtgtgcgtgtgcgcgcgtgcTGTTACTGTAGCAGAAAATTAGTAAACCTGTTCTTCCTCTTGCCAAATAGGAACCACCAATGCAAAGTTAGTATGAATGTCACCGACAAAATTTTTAACTTCCTCTCGTTTTACCTTTCATGTGCGATGTCTTcctttaatattttaaccatGCCAGcggattatttattttttacctttaatgtttctgtaattttttAATGGATCCTGGTGTTGTGCTTTCTgatcaccagggggcgatgatAATCAATGTTTGATGAGCTCTGTTGAGATTTGTATTTAACTCGCAGGCAGACGTGGTAGATTCATGACCGTGATGTTAACACACTGTCCTCTCATGACTGTGCATAGATCTAATGAGCACGTGTCCTGTGTTCCCTCATTAAACATGTGGGCTCCCTCATCCTCTCAGGCTGCcttctgtcagtttttttttttttttacagagggtgcatgttgttattttagtattttattgaagtttcatcattttaaaatccatttgACCAAAAAGTATCAAAACATGGGAATTTTATATCTGATGGTGTAAAAAAACCAAAGCAAAATTTTGAATaacaaggagaaaaacaaaatcactgtaGATTCACACATGTACTGACTGTTCCTGATAGAGGGAGTTCCTTTAAGAACATGTATggagaatagaaaaaaaaacagattttggttgactgactgaaaaataaaagcctaAAACACGTCCTATTTACACCTGATACTAATGTGTCATGTGTATCTAATAACATTATCTGGATTAAGATCCTCAGACCTTTGCATTGACTCCTGGTTCTAAAAGTGGTTTTCCTGCAGTTTGGCAACTTGTCAACAAACGTGAACATTTCAAGTTAAATCCAGATGTAAAGGGATCTTGAGTTTGAACCATTAACATTAAATGagtgtttctttcttcatttttcaaTATTGCTTGTTCAAGCAGCTTGATGACGACTGAAGAAACAAATCAACGCggccaaaaaagaaaagcgaACAAGTGGATCCatctttgctgttgtgtttaacTGTCAGAATCACATTCTCCAGTGGAGGGCAACGTGTGGCATTAACAGACCATACTAGAAAAGGCATTATCTCCTCCTAGTTTGCATCAGATGGTTCTTTAAACGTGTGATGGCATCTGTAAATAATTAATGGCGAGAGAATGTGAAGACGTTCCAGAGAAACGCAGCATAATACCCAGAAGTCCAGCTGAATCCAgagttaaaacaggaaatcatcTGGAACGTGTTGCTCATTCCTGACACATCACCTCCTCGGAGACGGAGGTGATGTGTCTGCCTGTTCGTGGGCTGTGTCGTTACCATTGATCTGCCAATCACTATCGTCTTTGTTGTCGTcgtcctcatcttcatcatgtttCTCATCATCGTCTGGCAGGTTAGTCCATTCAAAGCTGCTCCGACAGAAACTACAATCCTGGAAAACGACCAGCTTCAGTCCTTTAACATATTTAGTAACTTTACATTGTCTGCTGCATTCCCGACACGACCTGAACAGCTGGAGGATGCAGGCTTCATCCACGATGAACTCCGAGGGGCTGTGAGAGAAAAGATGCAACAGTCAGTCACAGGAGAGGTGAGCGCCCTCGTTTCAGTCTGTTCTATAGAGTGTGACAGTGACCGCCCACTTGTAGAATAGCTCCTATGAAAGAGttttatgtctgaaagcagttcaACCAGCTGCGAGAAGAATCGGGACCATAGACCATTTGATTCAGAAGAAAGAACATTTGCAGCATATAACATCACTCACTATCTCGTAGCttctggaaaagaaaatgtttttgtttttttttcgtCTGAGTAAATGCTGTCGTGCTCTTTATATTATTAGCATTACATCATCGTACCTCCCTAAGTCCACCAGGTAACGTCCGTCTCCCACACTTAAAGAGGTGCTGAattcttcatcctcatcttcttccATATCTGTGGATCCATTTCAAACAGACATTAGTGATGACGTCGCTCTGTGAACAAACCGATCTTCAGATTGTTTTTCTGGAGTTTTAGGAACGTGACGTCGACTCACCGTCATTTTCTGACGTCTGCTCATCTTGACTGCCCGCTCTTTCACCAGCTGCACCTTCTTTCACTCGCTCCTTAAAACGGGACGAATAACAGAAATCCATCAGCACAGATCAGTAGAAACAGGCAACAGCACTGGATCGATTAAATCATACTGGAAAGATACCA
This is a stretch of genomic DNA from Paralichthys olivaceus isolate ysfri-2021 chromosome 8, ASM2471397v2, whole genome shotgun sequence. It encodes these proteins:
- the LOC138411177 gene encoding uncharacterized protein; translation: MAPRISPFQDAIQHVISQTDKICKLEVQYINAVKGRGIFAKGTICKGDFVVQYRGDMINDAESQRRRKLYHPSCAAFMFAFKWRGKTWCIDASREDGSIGRLVNDEHRRPNSKMKKIDVNGVPHLCLFALDDIKEGEEITYDYGGEDCPWRTQTTSITVHTMEQDDSPVHSESLMDGAFGPKTTPEETTSIKVHTMEQDDSDPVHSESLMDGAFGPKTTPEEITEFENETETFVPKLRRTKSILMEDSDLEEAELFDSSSESTDDYVPDTVSESDSDSDASVKLNFKKTFLPLNDPDSSMVPPVCDSTTPDNMILDSHNITPETPRAVEEPCSSQNINDIVVVSSFKKKGGKRVYDKKHYCLYCSKPNSKIARHLERAHEEKSDVAKALSFPKGSKERKRHLDYIRNRGNFAHNAAVMESGKGKLVPFKRPPKEVQANDFMHCAYCQGLFTRKVLWRHMRSCKLSPGVNPKPGKNCVQSMCTYTGTVPSNIGKQLWQVISAMNPDSISRIIKNDRVIVEVGQHLLNKGGASDKNQQCVQERMRELGRLIYNARKVTTLKNAEDLINPKMYMETVKAVKHTCGYDSETQKFLIPSLATKLGNALVKVSKLLKAQGLISNNKELVKNASEFQEVHQEKWNEMISATALRNIREAKWNVPSLMPFTDDIQKMHAYLNKEQDEWYKSLSEDPSTKAWMELTKISLAQIILFNRRREGEVASMPLSAFLSRDTSDPHTDVDWALSELEKNLCRHFSRIVIRGKRGRAVPILLTPNMLRALELLVNQREACGVLKDNGYMFARPEAMTHFRGSDCLRGFANSCGAKCPKSLTSTKLRKHAATLSTVLNMTDTEMDQLANFLGHDIRIHREFYRLPEKTLQLAKISKVLMALEKGRLAEFHGKNLDEIGIDPNEKVQDSDEEDRRTQEGNSSSTVDEPHTEETLPHTERDEMLPQPPKRQNPHSSNDEVPSESCRMRPSSRAPPAEESLPPTERNEMQPQPPKKPKPVSTMRPTSKGTTAQKKKTPWKQTEVEAVERHMNRFITSCIVPAKFDCEKCITAEPEALKDRSWQNVKFYVYNRITANKRKFSK